From Ptychodera flava strain L36383 unplaced genomic scaffold, AS_Pfla_20210202 Scaffold_138__1_contigs__length_134090_pilon, whole genome shotgun sequence, one genomic window encodes:
- the LOC139126851 gene encoding uncharacterized protein, with amino-acid sequence MPRKKNWKRSDAPKKRLGLGRVPPTTGIVNQGPRVLFDQNDVLRDLNNYENECGNAALRDLNYLENNSGNVILRDSDYTGHIPPTTTIVNQGPRVLFDQNDVLRDQNNLENSSGNVVLRDSNDMANELENNIQSSKAMNDAENEPGNDVIIDVMNDNSLSAHSNDTCYTLAMDSKKDDKHIRDIAIADVSNFDDAALDRKIVPNDQGEEKLFIINNLYLLY; translated from the exons ATGCCTCGCAAGAAGAATTGGAAGAGGAGTGATGCGCCGAAGAAGAGGTTGGGTTTGGGTCGTGTCCCACCAACCACTGGCATTGTCAATCAGGGCCCACGTGTCCTGTTTGACCAAAATGATGTCCTTCGAGACCtgaataactatgaaaatgaatgtggCAATGCTGCCCTTCGGGATCTGAATTACTTGGAAAATAACTCTGGCAATGTTATCCTTCGGGACTCTGATTACACGGGTCACATCCCACCAACCACTACAATTGTCAATCAGGGCCCACGTGTCCTATTTGACCAAAATGATGTCCTTCGGGACCAGAATAACTTGGAAAATAGCTCTGGAAATGTTGTCCTTCGGGACTCAAATGACATGGcaaatgaacttgaaaataaCATTCAAAGTAGCAAAGCTATGAATGATGCTGAAAATGAACCtggaaatgacgtcattattgaTGTTATGAATGACAATAGTTTATCTGCACATTCTAATGACACTTGTTATACACTTGCTATGGATTCAAAGAAGGATGACAAACACATAAGAGATATTGCCATTGCTGATGTTAGTAACTTTGATGATGCTGCGTTGGACAGGAAGATAGTGCCTAATGATCAAGGAGAGGAAAAGCTATTTATAATCAACAAT CTGTATTTGCTGtattga